One region of Caldimonas thermodepolymerans genomic DNA includes:
- a CDS encoding Zn-ribbon domain-containing OB-fold protein: protein MQDKATPGILGTEAYWQAASEGRLLIKRCRACGQAHFYPRDICPHCLSADTEWIESGGTGSLYSYSRVVRGSDDWTIAFVRLDEGVTMMSNVVDCDPAQLRVGLPVSVVFRPAAGGHVVPMFRPAEQV from the coding sequence ATGCAAGACAAGGCAACTCCCGGCATCCTCGGCACCGAGGCGTACTGGCAGGCGGCGTCCGAGGGGCGCCTGCTGATCAAGCGATGCAGGGCCTGCGGGCAGGCGCACTTCTACCCGCGCGACATCTGTCCCCACTGCCTGAGCGCGGACACCGAGTGGATCGAGTCCGGCGGGACCGGCAGCCTCTACTCGTACAGCCGCGTCGTGCGCGGCAGCGACGACTGGACCATCGCCTTCGTGCGGCTGGACGAAGGCGTCACGATGATGAGCAACGTCGTCGATTGCGACCCCGCGCAGCTGCGCGTCGGGCTGCCGGTGTCGGTGGTGTTCCGCCCTGCCGCGGGCGGGCACGTGGTGCCGATGTTCAGGCCGGCCGAGCAGGTATAG
- a CDS encoding LysR family transcriptional regulator: protein MIFEDLSAFVAVARHGSFARAAVDLCIAQSALSKRVQRLEQRVGVPLLERRARGVALTEVGQVFLARAERVVAEVADMERNLSAVTHTPSGEVRVAMPQRSCALLAPPLIERCRAELPLVDLQVLEGTPAHVHAWLLSGEADIALAYNPELGAEFWIKPVLVEPLYLFGASPAVARKRGTPLPEVCSLSDLANYPLILPKKPHSIRVLIDRLCAGHGVRPNIIYEAEGTHTIRGMVERGMGYTVFSKSGWKYAVDSGALAVAPFSSPLVNWRLCIVRHRKDISAVAVNRVNEILEQELDALVVSGAWPYARRAAE, encoded by the coding sequence TTGATATTCGAGGATCTGAGCGCTTTCGTCGCGGTGGCGCGGCATGGCAGTTTCGCCCGCGCGGCCGTCGACCTGTGCATCGCGCAGTCGGCGCTGAGCAAGCGGGTGCAACGGCTGGAACAGCGTGTGGGCGTGCCCCTGCTCGAGCGGCGCGCGCGCGGGGTGGCGCTGACCGAGGTCGGGCAGGTGTTCCTGGCGCGGGCCGAGCGCGTCGTCGCCGAAGTGGCCGACATGGAGCGCAACCTGTCGGCCGTCACGCACACGCCCTCGGGCGAGGTGCGCGTCGCGATGCCGCAGCGCTCCTGCGCGCTGCTCGCGCCGCCGCTGATCGAGCGCTGCCGCGCCGAGCTGCCGCTGGTGGACCTGCAGGTGCTGGAAGGCACGCCAGCCCACGTGCATGCCTGGCTGTTGAGCGGCGAGGCCGACATCGCGCTGGCCTACAACCCGGAGCTCGGCGCCGAGTTCTGGATCAAGCCGGTGCTGGTCGAGCCGCTGTACCTGTTCGGCGCCAGCCCGGCCGTGGCGCGCAAGCGGGGCACGCCGTTGCCCGAAGTCTGCTCGCTGTCGGACCTGGCGAACTACCCCCTGATCCTGCCGAAGAAGCCGCACAGCATCCGCGTGCTGATCGACCGGCTGTGCGCCGGCCACGGCGTGCGTCCCAACATCATCTACGAGGCCGAGGGCACCCACACGATCCGCGGCATGGTCGAGCGGGGCATGGGCTACACCGTGTTCAGCAAGAGCGGCTGGAAGTACGCCGTCGATTCCGGCGCGCTGGCGGTGGCCCCGTTCAGCTCGCCGCTGGTGAACTGGAGACTGTGCATCGTGCGGCACCGCAAGGACATCAGCGCCGTGGCGGTCAACCGCGTCAACGAGATCCTGGAACAGGAGCTGGACGCGCTGGTGGTCAGCGGCGCCTGGCCGTACGCCCGGCGCGCCGCCGAGTGA
- a CDS encoding multidrug effflux MFS transporter, whose amino-acid sequence MTHPTTAIPQAGAGRLILVLAMLTAFAPFSTDMYLPAFAQLAAAYRTDHGHIEATLSTFFLGLACGQALYGPVIDRYGRKGPMLAGVLLFALATLGCLLTRDIALFTGLRFVQAIGGCAGMIIGRAVVHDLYGPRDSARVLSLLLTLVTLAPIVAPLLGGWILAVSDWRAIFVLLLAFAALCAILVALWVPETLPRERRRPLDGASILAGYATLLRSPRFMVPALAGGIAGASMFAFITGSPFVFMGHFGLSEQQYGWVFGGTALGLVAGAQLNGIALRRFGVARLLGLALGVNLAAAVALLAVAQTPHPLVLMLPLWFVIATLGLVAGNSAAIAMAASGAYPGTASALVGILQFGCAFAVSSAVAAAQNGTTWPMVLAMLASAVLGSALWFGGQAWRAARAD is encoded by the coding sequence ATGACCCACCCCACCACCGCTATCCCCCAGGCCGGCGCCGGCCGGCTGATCCTCGTGCTGGCGATGCTGACGGCCTTCGCGCCGTTCTCGACGGACATGTACCTGCCCGCCTTCGCGCAGCTGGCCGCAGCCTACCGGACCGACCACGGGCACATCGAGGCGACGCTGTCGACCTTCTTCCTGGGGCTGGCGTGCGGGCAGGCGCTGTACGGGCCGGTGATCGACCGCTACGGCCGCAAGGGCCCGATGCTGGCCGGGGTGCTGCTGTTCGCCCTGGCCACGCTCGGCTGCCTGCTGACGCGCGACATCGCGCTGTTCACCGGGCTGCGCTTCGTGCAGGCCATCGGCGGCTGCGCCGGCATGATCATCGGTCGCGCGGTGGTGCACGACCTGTACGGGCCGCGCGACAGCGCCCGCGTGCTGTCGCTGCTGCTGACGCTGGTGACCCTGGCGCCCATCGTCGCGCCATTGCTGGGGGGCTGGATCCTCGCGGTGTCCGACTGGCGCGCGATCTTCGTGCTGTTGCTGGCGTTCGCGGCGCTGTGCGCGATCCTGGTGGCGCTGTGGGTGCCCGAGACCCTGCCGCGCGAGCGCCGCAGGCCGCTGGACGGAGCCTCGATCCTGGCGGGCTACGCCACGCTGCTGCGCTCGCCGCGCTTCATGGTGCCGGCGTTGGCCGGCGGCATCGCCGGGGCGTCGATGTTCGCCTTCATCACCGGATCGCCGTTCGTCTTCATGGGGCACTTCGGCCTGTCCGAGCAGCAGTACGGCTGGGTGTTCGGCGGCACCGCGCTCGGGCTGGTCGCGGGGGCCCAGCTCAACGGCATCGCGCTGCGCCGCTTCGGCGTGGCCCGCCTGCTCGGCCTGGCGCTGGGCGTGAACCTCGCCGCCGCCGTCGCGCTGTTGGCGGTGGCGCAGACCCCGCATCCGCTGGTGCTGATGCTGCCGCTGTGGTTCGTGATCGCCACGCTGGGCCTGGTGGCCGGCAACTCGGCAGCGATCGCGATGGCCGCCTCGGGCGCCTACCCCGGCACCGCCTCGGCGCTGGTGGGCATCCTGCAGTTCGGCTGTGCGTTCGCGGTCAGCAGCGCGGTGGCCGCGGCCCAGAACGGCACGACCTGGCCCATGGTGCTGGCGATGCTGGCCTCGGCCGTGCTGGGCAGCGCGCTGTGGTTCGGCGGGCAGGCCTGGCGCGCCGCCCGCGCGGACTGA
- the ychF gene encoding redox-regulated ATPase YchF, translating into MSLKCGIVGLPNVGKSTLFNALTKAGIAAENYPFCTIEPNVGVVELPDPRLQALAEIVKPERVVPAIVEFVDIAGLVAGASKGEGLGNQFLAHIRETDAIVNVVRCFEDDNVVHVAGRVDPIADIEVIQTELCLADLATVEKGLQRYTKVAKAGGDKEAQRLVDVLQKCQAALNEGRPVRTIDFSKEELAVLKPLCLITAKPAMFVGNVSEDGFEDNPLLDRLKAYAEQQGAPVVAICAKTEAELADMSDEDRLMFLKEMGQDEPGLNRLIRAAFKLLGLQTYFTAGVKEVRAWTIPIGATAPQAAGVIHTDFERGFIRAQTISYEDFIAYGGEQGAKDAGKMRAEGKDYVVKDGDVLHFLFNV; encoded by the coding sequence ATGAGTCTCAAGTGCGGCATCGTCGGCCTGCCCAACGTCGGCAAGTCCACCCTGTTCAACGCCCTGACCAAGGCGGGCATCGCGGCCGAGAACTATCCGTTCTGCACCATCGAGCCCAACGTCGGCGTCGTGGAACTGCCGGACCCGCGGCTGCAGGCGCTGGCCGAGATCGTCAAGCCCGAGCGGGTGGTGCCGGCCATCGTCGAGTTCGTCGACATCGCCGGCCTGGTGGCCGGTGCCTCCAAGGGTGAAGGCCTGGGCAACCAGTTCCTCGCCCACATCCGCGAGACCGACGCCATCGTCAACGTGGTGCGCTGCTTCGAGGACGACAACGTCGTGCACGTGGCCGGGCGCGTCGACCCGATCGCCGACATCGAGGTGATCCAGACCGAGCTGTGCCTGGCCGACCTTGCCACCGTCGAGAAGGGCCTGCAGCGCTACACCAAGGTCGCCAAGGCCGGCGGCGACAAGGAAGCGCAGCGCCTGGTGGATGTGCTGCAGAAGTGCCAGGCGGCCCTGAACGAGGGCCGTCCGGTGCGCACCATCGACTTCAGCAAGGAAGAGCTGGCCGTGCTCAAGCCGCTGTGCCTGATCACCGCCAAGCCCGCGATGTTCGTCGGCAACGTCTCCGAGGACGGCTTCGAGGACAACCCGCTGCTGGACCGCCTGAAGGCCTACGCCGAGCAGCAGGGCGCGCCGGTGGTGGCGATCTGCGCCAAGACCGAGGCCGAGCTCGCCGACATGAGCGACGAGGACCGGCTGATGTTCCTGAAGGAAATGGGCCAGGACGAACCGGGCCTGAACCGCCTGATCCGCGCCGCCTTCAAGCTGCTGGGCCTGCAGACCTACTTCACCGCCGGCGTCAAGGAAGTCCGTGCCTGGACCATCCCCATCGGCGCGACCGCGCCGCAGGCCGCCGGCGTGATCCACACCGACTTCGAGCGCGGCTTCATCCGCGCCCAGACCATTTCCTACGAGGACTTCATCGCCTACGGCGGCGAACAGGGCGCCAAGGACGCCGGGAAGATGCGCGCCGAAGGCAAGGACTACGTCGTCAAGGACGGCGACGTGTTGCACTTCCTCTTCAACGTCTGA
- a CDS encoding SLC13 family permease, giving the protein MNDRGTTSQAPEGTAEVAGPGRDRPPGAMRRGVSMAGAVALACLVHALAPFDEAARKGLALLVFIGTLWLTEALPLAVTAMLVPLGALVLRIPGVTTTSALASFADPIVFLFLGGFALATALRTQKLDLKMAAWLLSLSGGHFGRAVVLLFLATALLSQGISNTATAAVMLPLALGMLGSLGPACDRRTQAFVLLGVAYSTSIAGIGTVVATPPNAIAARAAGIDYAGWLLIGLPLAAILLPLMFVTLWCVLRPTLHRRFVPEMVPQPWTPRRVVTLVVFGLTVLGWIFGATPLKAWGIEGPDTFVAMAAVVTLVALRLASWQDVVRHTDWGVLLLFGGGLALSRVLDVSGASLALGRATADALQGAHPTLVLLAVAAFMVALTEFASNTAAAALMVPIFAAVAAQIGLPPEALVVVVALAASFGFALPVATPPNAMVFGTGMVPQRSMLRAGIALNLVCILVLTAWGTLRWG; this is encoded by the coding sequence ATGAACGACCGAGGCACCACATCGCAGGCCCCCGAAGGCACGGCCGAGGTCGCCGGACCGGGTCGGGACCGGCCGCCAGGAGCCATGCGCCGCGGCGTGAGCATGGCCGGCGCAGTGGCGCTGGCCTGCCTCGTCCACGCCCTGGCCCCGTTCGACGAAGCCGCCCGCAAAGGCCTGGCACTGCTCGTCTTCATCGGCACGCTCTGGCTCACCGAGGCCCTGCCCCTGGCCGTCACGGCGATGCTCGTGCCGCTGGGCGCGCTGGTGTTGCGCATCCCCGGCGTCACCACCACGTCGGCGCTGGCGTCGTTTGCGGACCCGATCGTGTTCCTGTTTCTCGGTGGGTTCGCCCTGGCCACGGCACTGCGGACGCAGAAGCTCGACCTCAAGATGGCCGCGTGGCTGCTCTCGCTGTCCGGCGGACACTTCGGGCGGGCGGTGGTGCTGCTGTTCCTGGCGACGGCCCTCCTGTCCCAGGGCATCAGCAACACGGCGACCGCCGCTGTGATGCTGCCGCTGGCCCTGGGCATGCTCGGATCGCTGGGCCCGGCCTGCGACCGCCGCACACAGGCCTTCGTGCTCCTGGGCGTGGCGTACTCCACCAGCATCGCGGGCATCGGCACCGTGGTGGCCACCCCGCCCAACGCGATCGCCGCGCGGGCCGCCGGCATCGACTATGCCGGCTGGCTGCTCATCGGCCTGCCCTTGGCCGCCATCCTGCTGCCGCTGATGTTCGTGACCCTGTGGTGCGTGCTGCGGCCGACGCTGCACCGGCGTTTCGTGCCCGAGATGGTGCCGCAGCCCTGGACGCCGCGCAGGGTGGTGACGCTGGTGGTGTTCGGGCTGACGGTCCTGGGCTGGATCTTCGGTGCCACCCCGCTCAAGGCCTGGGGCATCGAGGGCCCCGACACCTTCGTGGCCATGGCGGCGGTCGTGACCCTGGTGGCCTTGCGGCTGGCGAGCTGGCAAGACGTCGTCCGGCACACCGACTGGGGCGTCCTCCTGCTGTTCGGGGGCGGGCTGGCCCTGAGCCGGGTGCTGGACGTGTCCGGTGCCTCCCTGGCCCTGGGCCGCGCCACCGCCGACGCCCTGCAGGGCGCCCACCCCACGCTGGTCCTGCTGGCGGTCGCCGCCTTCATGGTGGCGTTGACCGAGTTCGCCAGCAACACCGCGGCAGCCGCCCTGATGGTGCCCATCTTTGCCGCGGTGGCCGCGCAGATCGGGCTGCCGCCCGAGGCACTGGTCGTGGTGGTGGCCCTGGCCGCCTCGTTCGGTTTTGCCCTGCCGGTGGCCACGCCGCCGAACGCCATGGTGTTCGGCACCGGGATGGTGCCCCAGCGCAGCATGCTGCGCGCCGGCATCGCCCTGAACCTGGTCTGCATCCTCGTGCTCACGGCGTGGGGCACGCTCCGGTGGGGCTGA
- a CDS encoding MOSC domain-containing protein — translation MSDIHFLLSGLYVYPVKSCAGVALDEALLVETGLEFDRAWMVVDPDGRFLTQRELPRMALIRPELRHQDMVLRAPGMLALHVAYDTVEEPVTVQVWNDTVRAYDMGRLASQWFSDFLGRPVRLVRFDPEQKRLSSTRWTGGLEAENQFSDGYPLLVLSQSSLDGLNERLAARGAAPVGIERFRPNLVIAGLDAPLDPHAEDFLDELWIDTDQGRVHLKLVKPCPRCPIPNVDPATGEPGTEPLDTLATYRADARLDGALTFGMNAIILDGIEHLLRRGATGSATLKF, via the coding sequence GTGAGCGACATCCACTTCCTGCTGAGCGGCCTGTACGTCTACCCGGTCAAGTCCTGCGCCGGCGTGGCGCTGGACGAAGCGCTGCTGGTCGAGACCGGCCTGGAGTTCGACCGGGCCTGGATGGTGGTCGACCCCGACGGCCGCTTCCTGACCCAGCGCGAGCTGCCGCGCATGGCGCTGATCCGGCCCGAGCTGCGCCACCAGGACATGGTGCTGCGCGCGCCCGGGATGCTGGCGCTGCACGTGGCCTACGACACCGTGGAGGAGCCGGTCACCGTGCAGGTCTGGAACGACACCGTGCGCGCCTACGACATGGGGCGGCTCGCGTCCCAGTGGTTCAGCGACTTCCTCGGCCGCCCGGTGCGCCTGGTGCGCTTCGACCCCGAGCAGAAGCGGCTGTCGAGCACGCGCTGGACCGGCGGCCTCGAGGCGGAGAACCAGTTCAGCGACGGCTACCCGCTGCTGGTGCTGTCGCAGTCCTCGCTGGACGGGCTGAACGAACGGCTTGCCGCGCGCGGCGCCGCGCCGGTCGGCATCGAGCGCTTCCGCCCCAACCTGGTGATCGCGGGCCTCGACGCGCCGCTCGACCCGCACGCCGAGGACTTCCTCGACGAACTGTGGATCGACACCGACCAGGGCCGCGTGCACCTGAAGCTGGTCAAGCCCTGCCCGCGCTGTCCCATCCCCAACGTCGACCCGGCCACCGGCGAGCCCGGCACCGAGCCGCTGGACACGCTGGCGACCTACCGCGCCGATGCGCGGCTGGACGGGGCGCTGACCTTCGGGATGAACGCGATCATCCTGGACGGCATCGAGCACCTGCTGCGGCGCGGCGCCACCGGCTCGGCGACGCTGAAGTTCTGA
- a CDS encoding AsmA family protein — protein MNHSVRRWIRYGALAIAALIVLFAAVAAYLVATFDANRYKGALIDWVQEHKQRTLAIDGPVSLRVFPRLEVSLRQVSLSEHRSDEQFLRLEEAALAVEVLPLLRRQLVVERVQASGLRVRYTRDGQGRSNIDDLLAADDDGQDRPDERDDASPAPQFNVRSVELRDLRLTVQDAKARLLGDIHLRSLTTGRLADGVEAPVTLDANFDFAQPSLHGDLRGETRVLLALADGSVTLRDMKLGYQGNALGVDALDTRIEGQLAYDSRQGAMHAENLRLSSSALLGALKLEPSTVAVQRFAYEPERRSLAVEQLTLDLKAVHNKQPIEARLSWPQLQAEGASLKGSALQGRVALGGAQGWAANFRSDAPSGNFDEVRLPGFEATLSGSGERKVAGALRADLSLQPAKTAVVLEQLDLQAQVQDPSLKPLQIAVKGRAQASSQAAQWQLSGALNNNAFATRGNAAFTGTVPTVQAQGEFDRLDLNTVLADTSSTGTGKPAAAGGTEGTIDFAPLRALQGSLALKAKTLIYRPYQLDDAQVQATLEGGMLRVNTLSGRIWGGSIAANAFADARAQRVMLKGTATDIDVHAALRDVADKDLLEGRGRVTFDLASAGKTVAEMKSRLEGQAAVQLRDGAVKGINLARVLREAQAALTLRKDAVQQARQTEKTDFSEMSASVQIADGVARNKDLDVKSPFLRVTGDGAIDIGRNRIDYTARAAVTATAKGQGGADLAALKGVTVPVRLTGPLEAIDWQVQWSAVAIGAAENTLKNRLEDRLKKELGVKPADSAASATQEPPAAKPRDLLKDKLKGLLK, from the coding sequence ATGAACCACTCCGTCCGACGCTGGATCCGTTACGGCGCGCTCGCCATCGCTGCCCTCATCGTCCTGTTCGCGGCCGTGGCCGCCTACCTGGTCGCCACCTTCGACGCCAACCGCTACAAGGGGGCGCTGATCGACTGGGTCCAGGAGCACAAGCAGCGCACGCTGGCGATCGACGGCCCGGTGTCGCTGCGCGTGTTCCCGCGCCTGGAGGTCAGCCTGCGCCAGGTCTCGCTGAGCGAGCACCGCAGCGACGAGCAGTTCCTGCGCCTGGAGGAAGCCGCGCTGGCGGTCGAGGTGCTGCCGCTGCTGCGCCGCCAGCTGGTGGTCGAGCGCGTGCAGGCCAGCGGACTGCGCGTGCGCTACACGCGCGACGGCCAGGGCCGCAGCAACATCGACGACCTGCTCGCCGCGGACGACGACGGGCAGGACCGGCCCGACGAGCGGGACGACGCCTCGCCCGCCCCGCAGTTCAACGTGCGCAGCGTCGAGCTGCGCGACCTGCGCCTGACCGTGCAGGACGCCAAGGCCCGGCTGCTCGGCGACATCCACCTGCGCAGCCTCACCACCGGCCGCCTGGCCGACGGCGTGGAGGCCCCCGTGACGCTGGACGCCAACTTCGATTTCGCCCAGCCCTCGCTGCACGGCGACCTGCGCGGCGAGACCCGGGTGCTGCTCGCGCTGGCCGACGGCTCGGTCACGCTGCGCGACATGAAGCTCGGCTACCAGGGCAACGCGCTGGGCGTGGACGCGCTGGACACGCGCATCGAGGGCCAGCTGGCCTACGACAGCCGCCAGGGCGCGATGCACGCCGAGAACCTGCGCCTGAGCAGCAGCGCGCTGCTGGGCGCGCTGAAGCTGGAACCCTCGACCGTGGCGGTACAGCGCTTCGCCTATGAACCGGAGCGGCGCTCGCTGGCGGTCGAGCAGCTGACGCTGGACCTCAAGGCGGTGCACAACAAGCAGCCCATCGAGGCGCGCCTGAGCTGGCCGCAGCTGCAGGCCGAAGGTGCCTCGCTCAAGGGCAGCGCGCTGCAGGGCCGCGTCGCCCTGGGCGGCGCGCAAGGCTGGGCCGCCAACTTCCGTTCCGACGCGCCGAGCGGCAACTTCGACGAGGTGCGCCTGCCGGGCTTCGAGGCCACCTTGAGCGGCAGCGGCGAACGCAAGGTCGCCGGCGCACTGCGCGCCGACCTGTCGCTGCAGCCGGCGAAGACGGCGGTCGTGCTGGAGCAGCTGGACCTGCAGGCGCAGGTGCAGGACCCCTCGCTCAAGCCGCTGCAGATCGCCGTCAAGGGCCGCGCCCAGGCCTCGTCGCAGGCCGCGCAGTGGCAGCTGTCCGGGGCCCTGAACAACAACGCCTTCGCGACCCGCGGCAACGCCGCCTTCACCGGCACGGTGCCCACGGTCCAGGCGCAGGGCGAATTCGACCGGCTCGACCTCAACACCGTGCTGGCCGACACCTCGTCCACCGGCACGGGCAAGCCCGCGGCCGCCGGCGGCACCGAGGGCACGATCGACTTCGCGCCGCTGCGCGCGCTGCAGGGCTCGCTGGCGCTGAAGGCCAAGACGCTGATCTACCGGCCCTACCAGCTCGACGACGCCCAGGTGCAGGCCACCCTGGAAGGCGGCATGCTGCGCGTGAACACCCTGTCCGGCCGGATCTGGGGTGGCAGCATCGCGGCCAACGCGTTCGCCGACGCACGTGCCCAGCGCGTGATGCTCAAGGGCACCGCCACCGACATCGACGTGCATGCGGCGCTGCGCGACGTCGCGGACAAGGACCTGCTGGAGGGCCGCGGCCGGGTCACCTTCGACCTGGCCTCGGCCGGCAAGACGGTCGCCGAGATGAAGTCGCGCCTGGAAGGCCAGGCGGCCGTGCAGCTGCGTGACGGCGCGGTCAAGGGCATCAACCTGGCGCGCGTGCTGCGCGAGGCGCAGGCGGCGCTGACGCTGCGCAAGGACGCGGTGCAGCAGGCCCGCCAGACCGAGAAGACCGACTTCTCCGAGATGAGCGCCAGCGTGCAGATCGCCGACGGCGTGGCGCGCAACAAGGACCTGGACGTCAAGAGCCCGTTCCTTCGGGTCACCGGCGACGGCGCGATCGACATCGGCCGCAACCGCATCGACTACACCGCACGTGCCGCCGTGACGGCCACCGCCAAGGGCCAGGGCGGCGCCGACCTCGCCGCGCTCAAGGGCGTGACGGTGCCGGTGCGGCTGACCGGCCCGCTGGAGGCGATCGACTGGCAGGTGCAATGGTCGGCGGTCGCGATCGGCGCGGCGGAGAACACCCTCAAGAACCGCCTCGAGGACCGGCTGAAGAAGGAACTGGGCGTCAAGCCGGCCGACTCTGCCGCCTCGGCCACGCAGGAGCCGCCTGCGGCCAAGCCGCGCGACCTGCTGAAGGACAAGCTGAAGGGGCTGCTGAAGTGA
- a CDS encoding FAD-dependent monooxygenase, with amino-acid sequence MVRYDVYIRGSGIVGKTLALALARAGLGVALQRAPGRPAGQDVRAYALSARSVALLRSVKAWDALPPDAATPVYDMHIEGDAPGHQLLPGVLEFSAWEQQLGELAWIVDAQALEDALAQLVRFQPHVSEVDAPIEAALTAICEGKASAAREALGVEWVRHPYGHTAIAARLASDRPHNGVARQWFRSPDVLALLPFDRPDAGRSYGLVWSLPEARAQELMALDEAGFMQALQEATGDAAGALALRSERAAWPLAIARASRCSGEGWVLLGDAAHVVHPLAGQGLNLGLADVDVLARVLREREPWRPVGDAKLLRRYERTRAAPTWAMGQLTDGLLHLFAASAPAVRELRNRGLGLVNHLSPVKRWLTRRALDS; translated from the coding sequence ATGGTTCGCTATGACGTCTACATCCGGGGCAGCGGCATCGTCGGCAAGACCCTGGCCCTGGCGCTGGCGCGCGCCGGCCTGGGCGTGGCGCTGCAGCGCGCGCCCGGGCGTCCCGCCGGCCAGGACGTGCGTGCCTACGCGCTGAGTGCGCGTTCGGTGGCGCTGCTGCGCTCGGTCAAGGCCTGGGACGCCCTGCCGCCCGATGCGGCCACGCCGGTCTACGACATGCACATCGAGGGCGACGCGCCCGGCCACCAGCTGCTGCCCGGCGTGCTGGAGTTCTCGGCCTGGGAGCAGCAGCTCGGCGAGCTGGCCTGGATCGTCGACGCCCAGGCGCTGGAGGACGCGCTGGCGCAGCTGGTGCGCTTCCAGCCCCATGTCAGCGAGGTGGACGCCCCGATCGAGGCGGCGCTGACCGCGATCTGCGAGGGCAAGGCCTCCGCGGCGCGCGAGGCGCTCGGCGTCGAATGGGTCCGCCATCCCTACGGCCACACGGCGATCGCCGCGCGGCTGGCCAGCGACCGTCCCCACAACGGCGTGGCCCGGCAGTGGTTCCGCTCGCCGGACGTGCTGGCGCTGCTGCCGTTCGACCGGCCGGACGCAGGGCGCTCCTACGGGCTGGTGTGGTCGCTGCCCGAGGCGCGCGCGCAGGAGCTGATGGCGCTCGACGAGGCGGGCTTCATGCAGGCCCTGCAGGAGGCCACCGGCGATGCGGCCGGCGCCCTGGCGCTGCGCAGCGAGCGCGCGGCCTGGCCGCTGGCGATCGCCCGCGCCAGCCGCTGCAGCGGCGAGGGCTGGGTGTTGCTCGGCGATGCCGCCCATGTGGTGCACCCGCTGGCCGGCCAGGGGCTGAACCTGGGGCTGGCCGACGTCGACGTGCTGGCGCGCGTGCTGCGCGAGCGCGAGCCGTGGCGGCCGGTCGGCGATGCCAAGCTGCTGCGCCGCTACGAGCGCACGCGTGCCGCGCCGACCTGGGCGATGGGGCAGCTGACCGACGGATTGCTGCATTTGTTCGCGGCTTCGGCCCCCGCGGTGCGGGAACTTCGCAACCGCGGCCTGGGTCTGGTGAACCATCTGAGCCCGGTGAAACGCTGGCTGACGCGCCGCGCGCTGGACTCCTGA
- a CDS encoding DsbC family protein encodes MKHHKVAAAAVTLALAAGAWAQEAAIRRNLADRMPNLPAIDEVSKTPIPGIYEVRIGTELAYTDAEGNYLITGQIIDLKARRNLTEERQAKFKLAPIDFASLPLKDAIVWKNGNGKRKIAVFADPNCGYCKRFEQDLQAVRDVTVYTFLYPILSPDSTVKSQAIWCAKDRTRAWRDWMLNGVAPAAAPANCDTPLARNTAFGRKHGINGTPALIFEDGTRVPGALNTEQIEAQLAEVRVR; translated from the coding sequence ATGAAACATCACAAGGTGGCCGCAGCGGCCGTGACCCTGGCCCTGGCGGCCGGCGCCTGGGCACAGGAAGCGGCGATCCGCAGGAACCTGGCCGACCGCATGCCCAACCTGCCGGCGATCGACGAGGTCAGCAAGACCCCGATCCCCGGCATCTACGAGGTGCGCATCGGCACCGAGCTGGCCTACACCGACGCCGAGGGCAACTACCTGATCACCGGCCAGATCATCGACCTGAAGGCGCGCCGCAACCTCACCGAGGAGCGCCAGGCGAAGTTCAAGCTCGCCCCGATCGATTTCGCCAGCCTGCCGCTGAAGGACGCCATCGTCTGGAAGAACGGCAACGGCAAGCGCAAGATCGCCGTCTTCGCCGACCCGAACTGCGGGTACTGCAAGCGCTTCGAGCAGGACCTGCAGGCGGTCAGGGACGTCACGGTCTACACCTTCCTGTACCCGATCCTGTCGCCCGACTCGACCGTCAAGTCGCAGGCGATCTGGTGTGCCAAGGACCGCACCCGCGCCTGGCGCGACTGGATGCTCAACGGCGTCGCCCCCGCGGCCGCGCCGGCCAACTGCGACACCCCGCTGGCGCGCAACACCGCCTTCGGCCGCAAGCACGGCATCAACGGCACGCCGGCCCTGATCTTCGAGGACGGCACCCGGGTGCCGGGCGCGCTCAACACCGAGCAGATCGAGGCCCAGCTGGCCGAGGTCCGGGTGCGCTGA
- a CDS encoding DUF4148 domain-containing protein, producing the protein MNKLLATAIVSAAAFVSFGAAAQEATPTPDLDIKSTATRAEVRAEYQRAKAAGELKVYSAGYIPTVNSSRSRAEVVAELRQAQQSGEYALINAEAVDVVAFEQLAAKQQATRLATKPDTAIVR; encoded by the coding sequence ATGAACAAGCTTCTTGCCACCGCCATCGTTTCCGCCGCCGCCTTCGTGTCCTTCGGCGCTGCCGCCCAGGAAGCCACGCCCACCCCGGACCTGGACATCAAGTCGACGGCCACCCGCGCCGAAGTGCGCGCCGAGTACCAGCGCGCCAAGGCCGCCGGCGAACTGAAGGTGTACTCCGCCGGTTACATCCCCACGGTCAACAGCAGCCGCAGCCGCGCCGAAGTCGTCGCCGAACTGCGCCAGGCCCAGCAAAGCGGCGAATACGCGCTGATCAACGCCGAGGCCGTCGACGTCGTGGCGTTCGAACAGCTGGCCGCCAAGCAACAGGCCACCCGCCTGGCGACCAAGCCGGACACCGCGATCGTGCGTTGA